In the genome of Paenibacillus sp. GP183, the window TGAGGGATAAGTCTTCCGAATCCACCATTCCTTTGACGAAGCTGAAATAGTCGGGAAGCAGATCCGCACACTTATTCATGATCAAAACACCATTGGAATAGAGCTCTAATCCCTTCTCATATTCCTTCGTATAATAGTCGAACGGGGTATTCTCCGGAATAAAAAGAATGGCATGGTAGACCGCGGCGCCATCAGCACTAATGTGGATATGCTTGATCGGCTTATCGAATCCGTAACGCTTCTCCGCATAAAAATTCTCATAGTCTTCCGTCGTAAGCTCACTTTTATTTTTACGCCAAATCGGGATCAAACTGTTGACGGTTTGCTCTTCCTGATAATCCTCGAGTTCATTTTCGCTGTCTGCTTTAGGTCGTTTCCCCTTAACATCCATCTTGATCGGGTATCTGATAAAATCGGAATACTTCTTGATGATCGCTTTCAATCGATACTCTTCCAGGTACTCATCATATTGATCATCTTCGGTGTTCTCTTTAATTTTCAAAATAATTTCAGTACCCACCGAAGCTTTCTCGCAGGGCTCAATGATATATCCGTCTGCTCCCTTGGATTCCCATTTGAAAGCCTCATCGCTGCCCAGAGCCTTGCTGGTCACTGTAACTACATCCGCGACCATAAAAGCTGAATAGAATCCAACCCCAAATTGACCGATGATATTGCGGCCATCTTTGGATTCATTTTCTTTCTTGAATGCAAGCGAGCCACTATTGGCAATAATCCCCAGGTTACTTTCAAGATCCTCTTTGGTCATGCCAATGCCCGTATCGGTGATCGTCAGTGTTCGGCTTGCCTTATCAGCCGTTACCTTGATGTAAAAATCCTCTTGGTTAAACACCAATTGATCATCGGTTAACGCCTTGTAATAAATTTTGTCAATGGCATCACTGGCATTAGAAATGAGCTCTCTTAAAAATATTTCTTTCTGCGTATAAATGGAGTTAATCATCATTTCCAGTAATCTTTTCGATTCCGCTTTAAACTGCTTTTTTGCCATGAATAGGTGGTCCCCTTTCAAAAATATTCGTACGGGATTTAGCACTCAATTCAACAGAGTGCTAATTCTTATTTTTATACAAATATGGTTTGATGTCAATATGCTGCAGCAATTATAAAAGTGACGCCATAAGTTTTATCGTTTTCTAAATGCTCTTCTCTCAGCATATAGAACACATTTTACCAACAGTTCTGAAATATCCTTATCCCAGTGTATATATTTAACCCAATGATAACAATAATTTACTTAAATACATAATGCTCTTAACATTCCCCTAATGTTTAGAGCTTAAAATGAGACTATATTACAAATGAAGGAGACGCACATGGATACTGGAAGTCACTTACTGTTTGGAGCTACCTTAGCTGGTCTCGCGTATTTCGATCCTGCAGTTGCTGCACACCCTGAGCTTGCCCATGCCGTTCTCGCCGCAACCTTGCTTGGCTCTCATGCTCCGGACTTTGATACCATAACGCGTATTAAAGGCTATTCCAACTACATTCGGCACCATCGCGGCATCACGCATTCTTTGCCGGCATTGCTTGTTTGGCCAGCACTCATCAGCCTTCTTATGGGCTATTTATTTGGGGATATGAATCAGTTTGCACATCTTTATTTTTGGAGTTTCATAGCGGTAGTTTTCCATGTATTTCTCGATTTATTTAATGCTTACGGCGTACAAAGCTTTCGTCCGTTCAGCCAAAAGTGGTTCCATATGGATATACTTTCACTATACGAGCCTTTTCTATTTCTGATCCATGTCCTGGGTCTTGTCATTTGGATTTTCACCTCATATTCACCCTCCATAATATTCGGTGCCGTGTATGCAATTACGTTCGCTTATATAGCAGCTCGTACCTTCCATCATCACTTCGTTGTAAAACGCGTTCAATTCGAATTGAATCAAGAGGGAATCTGCCATGTAATTCCTGACTTACATTGGTTTCGCTGGCAGTTCGTTCTGGAAACCGATACCTTTTCCTATACTGGGAAAGTAAATTATCGCGATGTCACTGTGCATGATGTGTATCAGAAGGATAGCAATAACAAAGTGGTGCAAGCATCGATGAGAACGGATGGAGTACGGGCATTCCTGCATTTTGCTCAACGTGTTCATGTGAGCTTTACAGAAAAAAATGACGGCTACGAGGTGAAATGGAGAGACCTGCGGTTTTGTCATAATCGCAAGCTGCCATTCGGAGTTGACGTACAGTTAGATCAAAATTTGAATGTGATCGAAGACAAAATAGGCTGGAGTAAAAAAAGCTGGGACCCGCCATACGTGTGAGACAGACAGAGATTGCACGGACAACTCGCTCAATAGTGTAGTTAGGTAAACCATACAGAAGGCGAGAAAATCGCCTTGATCATCGTTGTCTTCACCTTGCGGGTGATGAGCCGGAAATTGGAAGCAAGGTTCATTAAATAACATGAAAACATTGCATTTCATACATTGTTATTTATTAGCGTCCTAGAGCTGCAATATGAGTCTTTTCTTTGATTTTCTCAGATTTGATTGTACTAAATACACTGTTCCTAAGGTTGCTACAGATGAGACTCATTTCAAGTGTACAAAATACAATATTCGTCCCGTCTCACCCGTCTCGAGCATGCTGCTATCCTCCTTCTTAACAAAACAGCAATCCCAATATTGAATCGGGATTGCTGTTTTCGTATAACGTTACTTGTTGTCTTGAATCGGCAGCATAAGCCGCTGGCGATTCTTATAGACCGCGATTTCCTTATACCCTGTAGCTCTCGCTAAATTCAGAGCATCGTCCAGATGCATGCCGATATCGTCAGGAAAGTGAGCGTCCGACGACAGTGTAATCGGCACATTTTGCTCGAATAATGTTTGCAGAAAGGATGGGCTGGGACACATTTCCTTGACCGGGTAACGATACAGCAATCCTGTGTTGATCTCGGAACCAATGCCGGCGGCACTCAGCGCGGAGGCGATTTCTCTATATTTGGGGAGCAGCTTATCTTCATCCGGCCTATAGCCGAATACCTTTAAATTATCCAAATGAGCGATAAAATCAAACAATCCGCTGGCAATTGCCTGCTTGACTGTCTCATAATGCTGATCATATAAACGGTCCAAATCGGCAGTTTGAAACCGATCCTGAACTTCTGGATTATCAAAGCCCCAGCCGTCCAAAAAATGCACGGAGCCTATGATATAGTCCCATTCAAAAGGAGCAAGCAGAGCCTGAAGCTGCTTTTCCCCGCCGACGAAATAATCGGCTTCTATGCCAATCGACAAATCATCCTCATTCTCAGCTATCTTGCGCATAGCCTTCACATAAGTTTCTATTGAATAAGTGCACACTTGATCGAGCCATTTTCGCTGCAATTGCCCCAGAGGCGAGTCATCCAGAAGCATAAAACGCTCATAGTACTCTTTACATTCAACAAAGCGGTACAAATGATCCACTATGCCAAAGCGCTGAATGCCCCGTTCACGGCCCTTTTGCAAATATCGCTGAACCCAATCCTCGTGAAAGCAGCCCTGCTCCATTCTCATTTGCAGCAATCGAAAAATTTTGTCCATCCAATCACGTGTGTGGGATTTCCCCGTAATCAAATCATCGTTCGTTGTGTTGACCAGAGCCCGTCCGGTACGCTGCAGCCACTGCAGGGAATAAGGCCCTTCTTCAAGATGAAAATGAAAATCTACCTTCACTGATGTACCTCCTGAAAATTTTCGAAGAGAACCTACTTCACCATTTTATGTTTAAAAGCCGGGATATCCATGTCTGTCATGCCGTTCACTAGCGGAATAGACAATAGCTTGCATACCAGCGGAGCCACAGCCAGCTGCGGAATGACATCCTCATGGTAGCCCGGTTCAAAGGAAGAGCCAATTAGATAGAAGGGAACCTCCCGCTCCGCCGCGCCTGTTCCGCCATGGCTGCCGTCCGCATTCATACCGTGATCGGAAGTGACAATAATCTCATAGTTCAATTCCATCCATAATGGCAGCAAAGAAGCCAAAATACTATCGACTTCAATCGCTTTGTCACGATACGCTTTGGACTCCCCACCGTGCTTATGCCCAATATCATCGATCCCCATAGGATGGATATACAAAAAGTGCGGATCATGATTGCGGCGTAAAATTTCTGCATCGGCAAATAAATGTGAATCCGGATAAGAATCTTCAAAATAAAAAGTGCCATGCTGAATAGGCTTGCCGGGATCGTGCTGCTGACGGTCTTCTATCCTGTCGAACGGCGCCCTATTGTAAAGCTCGCTCACCCAATAATAAGCTCCCGCCGCCGTCGTTAATCCGTGCTTGGTTGCTGCATGGAAGATACTTTGTCTGTTCGAAAGACGCACGATATGATTGGCGGTTATGCCATTTACAGAGCTCGGAGTCCCCGTCAGCAGCACCTCATAGAGCGGTCGGGACAGGCTGGGCAGCTCGGACTTCACTTTATAGCTCGCTGCTTTGGACACCTCAACCAAATGATTCAAATAGCCCATGGAACCACGGGCCACATCATAGCGCAATCCGTCGAGCACGATCATGATCACTTTGCTCATTTCATTTCACCTCTGTCCTCTATGTTCATCGAACAAGCATCAATCCAAAGCACTCCGCTTCGGTCAATCTCCTGAATCCATTCGCCTGGAACCTCTGTGCTTGAAATAATAATATCCGCCTGATGAAGCGGTATCGTCTGAGCAAATGTGGTGATCCCCAGCTTGGAATGATCGACAAGCACAATCACCTCTTGCGCCGCTTCTGCAAAGGCTCGCGAAACCGCAGCCTCATTGAAATCAAAATCGGTAATCCCGCTCGACAGCGAAATGCCGCCTACGGAAAGAAAGGCTTGATCCACATGGAACTGCGCCATCATTTGCAAGCAGAGCGTACCGCTGATTGAGCTCTGCTCCGGGTTGACTTCACCTCCCAGAATGATCACTTTCCCAGTAAATACACCCCGACTGATCGACTCAAGCAAGGTGGATGCGACTGGAATAGAATTAGTAAGAATCGTCAACCGCTTCTTACCCTGGATAGCCTGGGCCAGCTCCTGTGTGGTGGTCCCTACATCAATAACGATTGTGCTGCCGTCTTGAATGAGTTCGGCTGCGCGCAAGCCTATTGCCCTTTTCTCTTCGGGGTGAATACTTTGGCGGAGTGAGTAGGGCGCTTCATCATTAAGATAAGTTGGCTTAATGGCGCCGCCATACACACGCTTCAGCTTGCCTTCCTTCTCCAGCGCAAGCAAATCGCGGCGAATGGTTTCCGGGGACACCTCCAAATGATCGGAGAGCGGGATCACCATCACTTTACCATCCTTTTGCAGCCATTCCTTAATGACCTGTTTTCTCTCTTCAGCCAATACGGACATCGTTACGCACCACCATCATCAAGTACCCTGCAGGCTTCGCGGGGAATCCAAAGCTTAACCTCGCTGCCGGTTTCCAGTCCCGGACGTTCGCTGCCATTCAAGATATCGACGGTCAACGTTACATCCTGGACAAGCACGATGAAGCGCAGTACATTGCCAAGCAAAATGACTTCCTCAATGCGGCCAAAAGCCTCGAAGCCTTCGCCTTCAGCCCATCTTTGCTCCGATTCTCTGCGTGCCAAGCGGATGGCTTCCGGACGAATGGCCACGGAGCCGCCTCTTCGCTCCAGGTTCCCTGTCAACCGGCCCATCTCCTGGGCATTCATCACATTGTAGCTGCCAATAAAACGCGCAACAAACTCATTGCGCGGATTGGTATAGATTTCTTCCGGCGTTCCCATCTGAACGATTTGTCCTTGATGCATGACACAGACTCTATCTGAAATGATGAGTGCTTCTTCTTGATCATGCGTGACGAAAATCGTAGTCATGCCTAAATTTTTCTGGATCCGGCGAAGCTCCAAACGCAGGGATTTGCGGATTTTGGCATCGAGCGCGCTGAGCGGTTCATCCATGAGCATCAGCTTCGGCTGCACGGCAAGTGATCGGGCTAACGCAACCCGCTGCTGCTGGCCCCCTGACAATTCGTGAGGATAGGAATTAATTTTATCCTCAAGTCCTACGATGCTTAACATTTCTCTTACTCTATTCGCAATGTCGGCCTTACTATGCCGCTGCATTTGCAGGCCGAAAGCGACATTATCACCGACGCTCAAATTTGGAAATAAGCCATAGGACTGAAACACCATGCCGACCCCGCGGTCCTTGGGCAGACGCTGGGTAATCGGCTTTTCTTCCAGATAAATCTCGCCTTCCTCGAGCGTCGTGAGTCCCGATATGCAGCGAAGCAGCGTGCTTTTGCCGCATCCACTGGAGCCAAGCAGTGTCACCAGCTCCCCTTTTTCCACTCGCAGATTCAGCTCTTGAAGCACATTAGAGGCTCCAAATTTCTTCGATACATTCTCAATATGCAAATAGCTCATGCTAGGCTCCCTTCTTGGCAGTTTCCCATTCCACGGGATTGGCTCTGCCGAATAACCGCTTGCTCAAGCTGAGCAGCAATCCCGACAGCAGTAAAATGAACACGAAATAAGCAATCACAATGGCGCTGGCTAAATGCCCGCTTTCGCTGAGACGCCGGTATAAGTAAATCTGGATCGTTTCAAAATGCCCGCCGATCAGCAAATTGGTCAGCACGAACTCCCCGAACAGCACAGAGATCGATAACAGCGTTGAAACAAGAATGCCAGGCAAAATGTTAGGCACGATAATGCGGCGAAAGGCTGCCATTTTGCTTGCCCCCAGCAGCTCTGCAGCCTCCATCAGCTCCGAGGCGTTGACGGTTCGAATGCTGTTGCGAATGCCTTGATACATATAGGGCAGAATCGCCACGAAATAAGCGGCAATCAAGATCCAAATCGTACCGGAAATCGCGAAGGGTCCAGAGGAATAGAGCTTGATCAAGCCTACTGCGGCAACAACACCAGGAATCGCATACGGAATCAATGCGGTAAGATTCAGCCAGCGCTCCCATTTGGGGAAGTAGATCGTCACCACGAAGATGGTCGGCAGCATGACGAGTGCACTCAGTGCTACACTAACCAGGCAAACAAACAGAGTACGTCCAAGTGCATCCATAAAGCGGACATCACGAAACATATCGCCGAACCAATGCAGCGTCCATGACTCCGGCAGTAAAGTCGTCTGCCAGTTGCCAGCGATTGAATAGAGCAAGGTAGCCAGCAAAGGGATCAGCAAATAGATCATGGCCAGCCAAATAATAACTCGGGGAATGGCACGATTGCGTTTCACTGTAAATCCCTCCTTACCTTGCGCATCAAGCGGTCATTCAACCACATCGCCAGCACCATCGTACCGCCCAGCAATACGGCCAGCGCGCAGCCAAGCTGTGGGCGCGTCACGACATTGCCCGCCACAAGAGAGCCGATGCGGATCGCGAGCAAATTGTAATTGCCGCCGACTAGGGCATAGGCTGTTGCATAAGCTCCCATCGAGTTGGCAAACAGAATCGTGAACGTTCCGGCTATACCGGGAAGCAGCACGGGCAGCGCAATTCGTCTGGCAAACTGCCACATGTTTGCGCCAAGCAATGAAGCGGCTTCCCACCACTGCTCACGCATACCGTAGAGGGTAGGATAAAGCAGCAGCGCTCCGAGCGGAAGCTGAAAATACACATAAACAAAGGCGAGCCCAGTCCACGTATACAAATCAAAGCCTGCAAACAAGGACCATCCCCACGTCTTGAATAAAATCGTTAGAACACCGTTATTTCCTAGCAAAATAATATAAGCAAAGGCTAGCGGCAAACCTGCAAAGTTCGAGGTCATGTTGGAAATCATCAGCACAAAATTTCTCGTTCGTTCCGACGCCCTTGTGATCGCATAGGCCAGGAGCAGGGACATGATGATGCCTGCCACACTGGAATAAAGCGAAATCAACAGGCTGTTCCGAATCGCCTTTAGGTAGAAAGGATTCGTCAATGAAGTGAAATATTGCTGCATTGTAAATTGATCGCCTTTGTCCGATAAAAAGCTGTTGATCACTAAAGTTGCCGTGGGCAGCAGCTCAAATCCGACAATCAGGATGAAAAAAGGCAAAAGAACAGCAAGTAATAAGAGCTTCGAAGGTACTCTGTTTTTCATTGTTTACTCCTTAGTAAAACAGTTACCTTCTTGAGGAGAAGGTAACTGTTTGCTATTTGGTACTAATTGAGGTTAACCAATACTTTTTCTTGCCATAATTGCGGGAGGGTTTTCGAGGTAGCGTCCCAGATTTTGAAATCTTTAATCGGTTTGGCATTCTTGTACTGCTCGGTTGGAATCATCTTGCTGGCCACATCCGCAGGAAGCTTCACATCGTCGCGGATCGGTCTGGCGAATCCTTTGGCCAGGTTAATTTGTCCAGCATCGCTTAAAATATATTCTCTTGTGAGTTTAGCCGCATTAGGATGCGGAGCGTATTTGTTGATGATCGTTGCGTAACCGCCTATGACGCTGCCTTCTTTAGGAATGGCCACATCATAGTCTGCAGGGTTCAGCTTTTGACGGTAACCCAGGGCGTTGAAATCCCACACCAATGCGACTTCGATTTCACCCTTTTCAAAGTTAGCCACTTTCACGTCGGATAAGGAGATGCGTTTTTGCTTGGAAAGCTTCTCAAAGAAATCAATACCCGGTTGAATATTTTTCTCGTCTCCGCCGAAAGCGATGGCAGCAGCAAGAATAGCGTTTTGTGCCTGGGAGGCTTTGGCCACATCGCCAATAGCTACTTTGTAGGTTCCTTTTGCAATATCATCAAAGCTTTTCGGCGGGTTTTTCACCAGCTTGGTATTCGTAATGATGGCAATTGTTCCTTGGTAGCCAACCACCCATTGGCCGTCTTTATCTTTGGCCCAGTCGGGGATTTTATCCCATGTTGTAGTTTTGTAAGGCTGCGTCACATTCTTATCAACGGCAACGGAAGTAAACGCCATACCCACATCGCCGATATCGGCAGTAGGCTTATCCTTCTCCGTTTCGAACTTGGCAACTTCTTCAGCGCTCGACATGTCCGTATCAGTATGCTTCAGGTTGTATTTACTTGTGATTTCGGTCCAGGAATCCTTCCAATTTGCCCAATCATCCGGCATACCTACGCTGACTACGGAGCCTTCTTGCTTCGCTTTGGTTTGCAGGTCATCCACGGAAACGGTCCCGCTTGCGTTCGGACTGCTGCTCGCTGGGGCTTTGCTTTCTGTTGGGGCTTTACTAGCTGCCGTCATTCCTCCAGCCGTGTTGTCTTTCGTTCCGCAAGCTGCCAAGCTGCCCA includes:
- the htpG gene encoding molecular chaperone HtpG translates to MAKKQFKAESKRLLEMMINSIYTQKEIFLRELISNASDAIDKIYYKALTDDQLVFNQEDFYIKVTADKASRTLTITDTGIGMTKEDLESNLGIIANSGSLAFKKENESKDGRNIIGQFGVGFYSAFMVADVVTVTSKALGSDEAFKWESKGADGYIIEPCEKASVGTEIILKIKENTEDDQYDEYLEEYRLKAIIKKYSDFIRYPIKMDVKGKRPKADSENELEDYQEEQTVNSLIPIWRKNKSELTTEDYENFYAEKRYGFDKPIKHIHISADGAAVYHAILFIPENTPFDYYTKEYEKGLELYSNGVLIMNKCADLLPDYFSFVKGMVDSEDLSLNISREMLQHDRQLTLIAKNIKNKIKSSLQSILKEEREKYEQFYKSFGRQLKYGVYSDYGTNKDDLQDLLMFNSSKEKKLVTLDEYVSRMPEEQKYIYYASGESIERIEKLPQTEMVSDKGYEILYFTDDIDEFAIKMLMTYKDKEFKSVSSGDLGIEADANENQTDAEESDNKDLFEYMKSLLNNKVKNVRASKRLKTHPVCLSAEGEVTIEMEKILKAMPNNQDVKADKVLEININHEVFQSLKDAFAKDKEKLNLYTNLLYNQAILIEGLPIQDPVEFTNDICKIMV
- a CDS encoding metal-dependent hydrolase; the encoded protein is MDTGSHLLFGATLAGLAYFDPAVAAHPELAHAVLAATLLGSHAPDFDTITRIKGYSNYIRHHRGITHSLPALLVWPALISLLMGYLFGDMNQFAHLYFWSFIAVVFHVFLDLFNAYGVQSFRPFSQKWFHMDILSLYEPFLFLIHVLGLVIWIFTSYSPSIIFGAVYAITFAYIAARTFHHHFVVKRVQFELNQEGICHVIPDLHWFRWQFVLETDTFSYTGKVNYRDVTVHDVYQKDSNNKVVQASMRTDGVRAFLHFAQRVHVSFTEKNDGYEVKWRDLRFCHNRKLPFGVDVQLDQNLNVIEDKIGWSKKSWDPPYV
- a CDS encoding histidinol phosphate phosphatase domain-containing protein: MKVDFHFHLEEGPYSLQWLQRTGRALVNTTNDDLITGKSHTRDWMDKIFRLLQMRMEQGCFHEDWVQRYLQKGRERGIQRFGIVDHLYRFVECKEYYERFMLLDDSPLGQLQRKWLDQVCTYSIETYVKAMRKIAENEDDLSIGIEADYFVGGEKQLQALLAPFEWDYIIGSVHFLDGWGFDNPEVQDRFQTADLDRLYDQHYETVKQAIASGLFDFIAHLDNLKVFGYRPDEDKLLPKYREIASALSAAGIGSEINTGLLYRYPVKEMCPSPSFLQTLFEQNVPITLSSDAHFPDDIGMHLDDALNLARATGYKEIAVYKNRQRLMLPIQDNK
- a CDS encoding alkaline phosphatase family protein, which encodes MSKVIMIVLDGLRYDVARGSMGYLNHLVEVSKAASYKVKSELPSLSRPLYEVLLTGTPSSVNGITANHIVRLSNRQSIFHAATKHGLTTAAGAYYWVSELYNRAPFDRIEDRQQHDPGKPIQHGTFYFEDSYPDSHLFADAEILRRNHDPHFLYIHPMGIDDIGHKHGGESKAYRDKAIEVDSILASLLPLWMELNYEIIVTSDHGMNADGSHGGTGAAEREVPFYLIGSSFEPGYHEDVIPQLAVAPLVCKLLSIPLVNGMTDMDIPAFKHKMVK
- a CDS encoding DeoR/GlpR family DNA-binding transcription regulator, with the protein product MSVLAEERKQVIKEWLQKDGKVMVIPLSDHLEVSPETIRRDLLALEKEGKLKRVYGGAIKPTYLNDEAPYSLRQSIHPEEKRAIGLRAAELIQDGSTIVIDVGTTTQELAQAIQGKKRLTILTNSIPVASTLLESISRGVFTGKVIILGGEVNPEQSSISGTLCLQMMAQFHVDQAFLSVGGISLSSGITDFDFNEAAVSRAFAEAAQEVIVLVDHSKLGITTFAQTIPLHQADIIISSTEVPGEWIQEIDRSGVLWIDACSMNIEDRGEMK
- a CDS encoding ABC transporter ATP-binding protein encodes the protein MSYLHIENVSKKFGASNVLQELNLRVEKGELVTLLGSSGCGKSTLLRCISGLTTLEEGEIYLEEKPITQRLPKDRGVGMVFQSYGLFPNLSVGDNVAFGLQMQRHSKADIANRVREMLSIVGLEDKINSYPHELSGGQQQRVALARSLAVQPKLMLMDEPLSALDAKIRKSLRLELRRIQKNLGMTTIFVTHDQEEALIISDRVCVMHQGQIVQMGTPEEIYTNPRNEFVARFIGSYNVMNAQEMGRLTGNLERRGGSVAIRPEAIRLARRESEQRWAEGEGFEAFGRIEEVILLGNVLRFIVLVQDVTLTVDILNGSERPGLETGSEVKLWIPREACRVLDDGGA
- a CDS encoding ABC transporter permease subunit, with protein sequence MIYLLIPLLATLLYSIAGNWQTTLLPESWTLHWFGDMFRDVRFMDALGRTLFVCLVSVALSALVMLPTIFVVTIYFPKWERWLNLTALIPYAIPGVVAAVGLIKLYSSGPFAISGTIWILIAAYFVAILPYMYQGIRNSIRTVNASELMEAAELLGASKMAAFRRIIVPNILPGILVSTLLSISVLFGEFVLTNLLIGGHFETIQIYLYRRLSESGHLASAIVIAYFVFILLLSGLLLSLSKRLFGRANPVEWETAKKGA
- a CDS encoding ABC transporter permease subunit, whose amino-acid sequence is MKNRVPSKLLLLAVLLPFFILIVGFELLPTATLVINSFLSDKGDQFTMQQYFTSLTNPFYLKAIRNSLLISLYSSVAGIIMSLLLAYAITRASERTRNFVLMISNMTSNFAGLPLAFAYIILLGNNGVLTILFKTWGWSLFAGFDLYTWTGLAFVYVYFQLPLGALLLYPTLYGMREQWWEAASLLGANMWQFARRIALPVLLPGIAGTFTILFANSMGAYATAYALVGGNYNLLAIRIGSLVAGNVVTRPQLGCALAVLLGGTMVLAMWLNDRLMRKVRRDLQ
- a CDS encoding ABC transporter substrate-binding protein, whose translation is MHKIWTRTTSLLVFITLVGSLAACGTKDNTAGGMTAASKAPTESKAPASSSPNASGTVSVDDLQTKAKQEGSVVSVGMPDDWANWKDSWTEITSKYNLKHTDTDMSSAEEVAKFETEKDKPTADIGDVGMAFTSVAVDKNVTQPYKTTTWDKIPDWAKDKDGQWVVGYQGTIAIITNTKLVKNPPKSFDDIAKGTYKVAIGDVAKASQAQNAILAAAIAFGGDEKNIQPGIDFFEKLSKQKRISLSDVKVANFEKGEIEVALVWDFNALGYRQKLNPADYDVAIPKEGSVIGGYATIINKYAPHPNAAKLTREYILSDAGQINLAKGFARPIRDDVKLPADVASKMIPTEQYKNAKPIKDFKIWDATSKTLPQLWQEKVLVNLN